A genomic stretch from Primulina huaijiensis isolate GDHJ02 chromosome 14, ASM1229523v2, whole genome shotgun sequence includes:
- the LOC140956780 gene encoding uncharacterized protein has translation MDQLPMYKRAEGLFGMPMAVRQRNKKSPAEWWLAYGCSTPELQVFAVKVLSLTCSSSACERNWSVFEHLHSKRRNRLEQKKLNDLVYIKYNRALRRRYDMRDMIDPISLADIDDSNEWLMGGLNNNSGDENDLVFDDDSLTWGEVGRASGVDEDAYNFRSRGTSSTKEAAASTSTLNTYKRRSTIYRYSNEEDEEIDFGENDEESEGYKSGASASGDDDDDVTVGEDDDEFDDLDF, from the exons ATGGATCAGTTGCCAATGTACAAAAGGGCCGAAGGACTTTTTGGGATGCCCATGGCAGTCagacaaagaaacaaaaaatcaccag CGGAATGGTGGTTGGCTTATGGGTGTTCGACACCCGAATTGCAAGTGTTCGCGGTGAAAGTTCTTAGCCTTACTTGTAGCTCATCTGCTTGTGAACGAAATTGGAGTGTGTTTGAACAT CTTCATTCCAAAAGAAGAAATAGATTGgagcaaaaaaaattgaatgatttGGTTTACATCAAGTATAACAGGGCTTTGAGGCGCCGATATGATATGCGTGATATGATTGATCCTATTTCTTTGGCTGATATCGATGATAGTAATGAATGGTTGATGGGAggattaaataataatagtgGTGACGAAAATGATCTCGTATTTGATGATGATAGTTTGACTTGGGGTGAAGTTGGACGAGCTTCTGGGGTTGATGAAGATGCCTATAATTTTAGATCTCGAGGCACATCCTCTACAAAAGAAGCAGCGGCTAGTACAAGTACATTAAATACGTATAAAAGAAGATCTACTATCTATCGTTATAGCAATGAAGAGGATGAAGAAATTGATTTTGGCGAAAACGATGAGGAATCAGAAGGATACAAATCTGGAGCTTCAGCTTCtggagatgatgatgatgatgttaCAGTTGGGGAGGATGATgatgaatttgatgatttagatttttga